The proteins below are encoded in one region of Salvelinus alpinus chromosome 27, SLU_Salpinus.1, whole genome shotgun sequence:
- the LOC139556246 gene encoding rho GTPase-activating protein 18-like codes for MQHEPRNMNRQQDAKGVILTGYFSNSEILPPASGVNNAEIDRDLSTEIESSSLSRRTGRYSVQSRPTNASGKPPYHRCNSQDSLDELLMDEYWTEVENITLSGEGKVDVEPQEEVQLKVPDEGEQEKAWLTEAGLATLFDESASDPEDMMGLLFTLTRTQAAAVEKRFETIRKRNKQHHIPDVRDIFKLPGTLESKEDEAKSTERSENRKRNITTDGQVVGQGNGAGPSEQSVSEPETDINLELSFSDQALSYKEGSKASSEALTDTDDKLPNFKLSRDKTGLTKMGDLSPQDMKKVHRLVLIEMTALFDTAGIDLKAHKAVKLKVKESGLFGVPLATLLEQDQRRQSGTKVPIILQRLIFHIEEEGLDTEWLLRIPGSATRVKAVHVELEGKFYEGLFSWESLKQHDAASLLKLFIRELPHPLLTVEYLSAFMAVLKLPTKKQQLQALNLVVLLLPESSRDVLKSLMEFLQRVIDHKEQNKMTLNNIAVVMAPNIFMFKGFRNKISMQQELSMATETANIVRLLIRYQNLLWTIPKFIMNQVRKQNTENQKKISKDRAMRRLLKKIAYDREKPEKQEKPPSEADSSSQGFIRVQAPQFSKVSMAVQLTEELQASDVLSHFLSQKSSVSVKREDLCLYEIGGNIKERCLDEDTYMKDLLELNPSAKWVIKWVIQR; via the exons TCGCAGGACAGGCCGCTACAGTGTCCAGAGCCGGCCCACAAATGCCTCAGGAAAGCCCCCATACCACCGCTGTAACTCCCAGGACTCGCTGGACGAGCTGCTCATGGATGAATACTGGACGGAGGTGGAGAACATCACCCTTAGCGGCGAGGGAAAGGTGGATGTAGAGCCACAGGAGGAGGTGCAGCTGAAGGTGCCTGATG agggGGAACAGGAGAAGGCATGGCTGACTGAGGCAGGGCTGGCCACTCTGTTTGACGAGTCGGCATCGGACCCCGAGGACATGATGGGGCTGTTGTTCACACTGACGCGCACACAGGCTGCCGCCGTAGAGAAACGTTTTGAAACCATCAGGAAGAGGAACAAGCAGCACCACATACCTGACGTCAGAGACATCTTCAAACTCCCAGGCACACTGGAGTCAAAG GAGGATGAAGCAAAGTCAACAGAGAGAAGTGAAAACAGAAAAAGGAATATTACGACAGATG gtcagGTGGTGGGGCAGGGGAATGGGGCTGGCCCTTCTGAGCAGAGTGTGTCTGAACCTGAGACTGACATCAACCTAGAGCTGTCCTTCTCTGATCAGGCCCTCAGCTATAAGGAGGGCTCAAAGGCCAGCAGTGAGGCTCTGACGGACACAGACGATAAGCTACCT AACTTCAAGCTAAGCAGAGACAAGACTGGGCTGACCAAGATGGGGGACCTGTCCCCTCAGGATATGAAGAAGGTGCACCGCCTGGTACTGATAGAGATGACCGCTCTGTTTGACACGGCAGGCATCGACCTCAAGGCCCACAAAGCAGTCAAACTCAAGGTCAAAG AGTCTGGCCTGTTTGGAGTTCCCCTGGCCACCCTATTGGAGCAGGACCAGAGGAGACAGTCAGGGACCAAGGTGCCAATCATACTGCAGAGG ctCATCTTTCACATAGAGGAAGAGGGTCTGGACACAGAGTGGCTTCTACGGATACCCGGATCAGCCACAAGAGTCAAG GCGGTGCATGTGGAGCTGGAGGGGAAGTTCTATGAGGGCCTGTTCTCATGGGAGAGTCTGAAGCAGCACGATGCAGCCAGCCTGCTCAAGCTCTTCATCAGGGAGCTGCCCCACCCACTGCTCACTGTGGAGTACCTCAGTGCTTTCATGGCAGTGCTCA AACTGCCCACTAAGAAGCAACAGTTGCAGGCTCTCAACTTAGTGGTTCTGCTACTTCCAGAGTCCAGCCGTGATGTACTGAAG TCACTGATGGAGTTCCTTCAGAGGGTCATAGACCACAAAGAGCAGAACAAGATGACCTTGAACAACATTGCCGTGGTGATGGCTCCAAACATCTTCATGTTTAAAGGCTTCCGCAACAAGATCAGTATGCAGCAGGAATTATCCATGGCCACAGAGACCGCCAACATCGTCCGACTGCTCATCCGATACCAAAACCTGCTCTGGACG ATTCCTAAATTCATAATGAACCAAGTCAGGAAACAAAACACGGAGAACCAGAAGAAAATTAGCAAAGACCGTGCCATGAGGAGACTCTTAAAGAAGATTGCTTACGACCGAGAGAAACCCGAAAAACAGGAGAAACCCCCCTCAGAG GCAGACAGTAGTTCTCAGGGCTTCATCAGGGTCCAGGCCCCTCAGTTCTCTAAGGTCTCCATGGCTGTCCAGTTGACTGAAGAGCTGCAGGCGTCTGACGTCCTCAGCCACTTCCTCAGCCAGAAGAG CTCTGTGTCTGTGAAGAGAGAAGACCTGTGCCTTTATGAAATAGGGGGCAATATCA AGGAGCGCTGTCTGGATGAGGATACCTATATGAAAGACCTGTTGGAGCTGAACCCCAGTGCAAAGTGGGTCATCAAGTGGGTCATCCAGAGATAG